One Brassica napus cultivar Da-Ae chromosome C2, Da-Ae, whole genome shotgun sequence DNA window includes the following coding sequences:
- the LOC111214344 gene encoding histone H4, translating to MSGRGKGGKGLGKGGAKRHRKVLRDNIQGITKPAIRRLARRGGVKRISGLIYEETRGVLKIFLENVIRDAVTYTEHARRKTVTAMDVVYALKRQGRTLYGFGG from the coding sequence ATGTCGGGACGTGGAAAGGGAGGAAAGGGTTTGGGCAAAGGAGGAGCCAAGCGTCACAGGAAGGTTCTGAGAGACAACATCCAAGGAATCACCAAGCCGGCGATTCGGAGGCTGGCTCGTAGAGGTGGAGTCAAGCGTATCAGTGGTCTCATCTACGAGGAGACACGTGGAGTCCTCAAGATCTTTTTGGAGAACGTTATTCGAGACGCTGTGACTTACACCGAGCACGCCAGGAGGAAGACTGTGACTGCGATGGATGTGGTCTACGCGTTGAAGAGGCAAGGGAGGACGCTTTACGGGTTTGGTGGTTAA